One Nicotiana sylvestris chromosome 12, ASM39365v2, whole genome shotgun sequence genomic window carries:
- the LOC138883332 gene encoding uncharacterized protein, translated as MEPIQFTTNAYPQPPQYKFTAGQEKTTKTPEQVEITRKMRSMEQSLKNIQGGKEELLMDYFGESLVGISSEWYMDQDISRWYIWDDLALDFVRQFQYNIDIAPDRNSLSNLKKKSSESFREYAVKWREQTTRVKPSMDETEMVSVFLQAQEADYYQNMMSAMGKPFSEDIKIGEMVENGFKTGQILSQSAIRATSQAIQGRSGGVANRKKKEEVAMATSSVRKPHPPRPYFSERTPQHYYTHQDVAYAMVPQPYAVMNV; from the exons aTGGAACCAATCCAGTTTACTACCAATGCTTACCCTCAGCCGCCTCAGTACAAGTTTACCGCGGGGCAGGAGAAAACCACAAAAACCCCTGAACAAGTGGAGATTACCAGAAAGATGAGGAGCATGGAGCAGagtctcaaaaatatacagg GCGGAAAAGAGGAGCTTCTCATGGATTACTTTGGAGAGAGTTTGGTCGGCATTTCttctgaatggtatatggatcaggatataTCTCGTTGGTATATCTGGGATGACCTGGCTCTGGactttgtcaggcagtttcaatataacatcgacattgcccctgacaggaattcgttgtcaaatctaaagaagaagtcctcggaaagcttccgagagtatgctgtcaaatggcgcgaacaaacGACCAGAGTCAAGCCTTCAATGGATGAAACAGAGATGGTTAGTGTCTttcttcaagcccaagaggctgattattatcagaacatgatgtctgcgATGGGGAAGCCGTTTTCTGAGGacatcaaaatcggtgaaatggttgagaatggttTTAAAACAGGGCaaatcttgagtcagtctgctataagggctacCTCCCAAGCAATTCAAGGCAGGTCTGGAGGTGtagcaaaccgaaagaagaaggaagaagtggcAATGGCAACTTCAAGTGTAAGAAAACCTCATCCACCCAGACCTTATTTCtctgaaagaaccccacaacattactacacCCATCAGGATGTGGCCTATGCTATGGTTCCTCAGCCATACGCAGTGATGAATGTCTAA